The following coding sequences are from one Triticum aestivum cultivar Chinese Spring chromosome 5A, IWGSC CS RefSeq v2.1, whole genome shotgun sequence window:
- the LOC123106077 gene encoding scarecrow-like protein 6 — translation MPTQQLTTFQLLPPAHAHGDRRLHHHQQLACGGGLWDPASVLDRRASPAAHPTLSSPSPLPAGVAALAKNVSAAPPAQAQAWPPPPPGPGANDDDAKDDWVHHLPPLDMAGWGDPHAAAMQEPHPPPSSQDSTFLRWIIGGGDDDDDDSGAAMDGTDPPDLDLDRITMLPRHPPPLMGGAGHGLPFTLAGEDTKQPFRASPGAALHQQQHHLPHAFHGGAFPSFDPAAPAKRQQQQHPMAGAAPPKLPPFAGHGAAAALKPKAEAPVDDGAAAAAVDQLTEAARLVEAGDAYGAREILARLNHRLPAAPAAGTPLLRSAFYFKEALSVALDTTGAHASSAAVASTPVDVLLKLGAYKAFSELSPVLQFAHFTCVQAVLDELGGAGCIHVLDFDIGVGEQWASLMQELAQRRPGAALKVTALVLPSTHHPLELQLIHENLANFAAELGVPFQFVVFNLDSVDPTELLAIAGGDAIAVHLPVGSVHAAAVPSVLHLVRRLGAKLVISVDRSGDRGELPFAAHLLQAFQSCAFLLESLDAVGTEPDVASKIERFLIQPKIESCVMRRHQAAAAGDKLLPWRTMFTSAGFVPVHISNFAEAQADSLLKKVPVRGFRVEKRAGSLVLHWQRAELVWVSAWRC, via the coding sequence ATGCCCACGCAGCAGCTCACGACATTCCAGCTGCTCCCGCCCGCCCACGCGCACGGCGACCGCCgactgcaccaccaccagcagctcGCCTGCGGCGGCGGCCTCTGGGACCCCGCGTCGGTGCTCGACCGCCGGGCCAGCCCCGCCGCGCATCCCACGCTGTCTTCCCCCTCGCCCCTGCCCGCCGGCGTGGCGGCCCTCGCCAAGAACGTCTCCGCGGCCCCGCCGGCGCAGGCGCaggcatggccgccgccgccgccgggccccGGGGCCAACGACGACGACGCCAAGGACGACTGGGTCCACCACCTCCCGCCCCTCGACATGGCCGGCTGGGGCGACCCCCACGCCGCCGCCATGCAGGAGCCTCACCCGCCGCCCTCCTCGCAGGACAGCACCTTCCTCCGCTGGATCATCGGcggcggggacgacgacgacgacgactccgGGGCCGCCATGGACGGCACTGACCCCCCGGATCTTGACCTCGACCGCATCACCATGctcccccgccacccgccgccgctcaTGGGGGGCGCGGGCCACGGCCTCCCGTTCACGCTCgccggcgaggacaccaagcagcCCTTCCGCGCCTCGCCGGGCGCCGCCCTGCATCAGCAGCAGCACCACCTGCCGCACGCGTTCCACGGCGGCGCGTTCCCTTCCTTCGACCCGGCGGCGCCGGccaagcggcagcagcagcagcacccgaTGGCCGGCGCGGCGCCGCCCAAGCTGCCCCCCTTCGCCGGCCACGGCGCTGCAGCCGCCCTCAAGCCCAAGGCGGAGGCGCCGGTCGACGAcggcgcggccgcggcggcggtggaccAGCTCACCGAGGCGGCCAGGCTCGTCGAGGCCGGCGACGCCTACGGCGCGCGCGAGATATTGGCACGGCTCAATcaccggctccccgccgcccccgCGGCCGGGACGCCACTGCTCCGCTCCGCCTTCTACTTCAAGGAGGCTCTGAGCGTTGCCCTGGACACCACCGGCGCCCACGCCTCCTCGGCGGCCGTGGCGTCCACGCCCGTCGACGTCCTCCTCAAGCTCGGCGCCTACAAGGCCTTCTCCGAGCTCTCCCCGGTGCTCCAGTTCGCGCACTTCACCTGCGTGCAGGCCGTGCTCGACGAGCTCGGCGGCGCCGGCTGcatccacgtgctcgacttcgacatCGGCGTCGGCGAGCAGTGGGCGTCGCTGATGCAGGAGCTGGCGCAGCGCCGCCCCGGCGCCGCGCTCAAGGTGACCGCATTGGTGCTGCCGTCGACGCACCACCCGCTCGAGCTGCAGCTCATCCACGAGAACCTCGCCAACTTCGCCGCCGAGCTCGGGGTCCCcttccagttcgtcgtgttcaACCTCGACTCCGTGGACCCCACGGAGCTCCTCGCCATTGCCGGCGGCGACGCGATCGCGGTCCACCTTCCCGTCGGCTCAGTTCACGCTGCCGCGGTGCCGTCGGTCCTTCACCTGGTGAGGCGGCTGGGCGCCAAGCTTGTCATCTCGGTCGACCGCAGTGGTGACCGCGGCGAGCTGCCGTTCGCGGCGCACCTGCTCCAGGCATTCCAGTCGTGCGCGTTCCTGCTCGAGTCCCTGGACGCCGTGGGCACCGAGCCCGACGTGGCGAGCAAGATCGAGCGCTTCCTGATCCAGCCAAAGATCGAGAGCTGCGTGATGAGGAGGCACCAGGCCGCGGCCGCCGGCGACAAGCTGCTGCCATGGCGGACAATGTTCACCTCGGCCGGGTTCGTGCCGGTGCACATAAGCAACTTCGCCGAGGCGCAGGCCGACTCGCTCCTGAAGAAGGTGCCGGTGAGGGGCTTCCGCGTGGAGAAGCGCGCCGGATCGCTGGTCCTGCATTGGCAGCGCGCGGAGCTGGTGTGGGTGTCGGCGTGGAGATGCTGA